One Hippopotamus amphibius kiboko isolate mHipAmp2 chromosome 12, mHipAmp2.hap2, whole genome shotgun sequence genomic window, tagggatattaCCTACTGCGCAGATGGGACTCAAGAGTGAAGCTGAAATGCAGTGTCTGGCCCCGTGCCTGCagtcacagagcacctgctggaTTCCTGCTACTGTCGTTACCTTACGAAGTTGCCCTAAAGTTCTGAGGGTCCGGGTGGGAAGATGAGAAACAGGGCTGTGTTTTATAGGTTGTTCAGTGCCAGCTCGTATAGGACTGAGTGTAATACGTAAAAGTTAAAAATGGTCTGAGAGTAAGACTCCTGTTGTGACGTAAATCGTCTCTTAAAGAGACCGGGTTTGGGGATACCGACAGACTGGTCGTCTGTGGGCCTTTGTGAACCGGGGCCTCTTGGAGAATCAAAGCTGTGAGTCCTGGCTTGTGCAAGTTCCTTGGCCCCTGGAGGGCAGGTGAATACCTGTTGAGTGAAAGAATGTCCTGCCCAGAAGAAACTCACACAATTTTGCTTCCAGTCTCAGGGGTTTGGGTCCATCCTTGGTCTAGAGACTTGGACCTGACCCTTGCTCTTGGCTCAAGAGAAGTAAGCGGGGGAAACTCTGCAGGGAGTGCGGCAGGGCTCCGCGGGCCACCCAGGGGGCTGGCGGCTGTAGAGGGGAGCCCCGAGGTGGACGGCTGCCCTTCCTAAGCTCTCCGCGGCCAGGCTGCGAGCTCATTGCTCGCGGACCACAGACACTTGCTCTGTTCCTTTGTTCTGCTTCAGCTGCTCTATGTGATTACTTTGGGTTTTGACTGTAGGCGCAGAATCCGCATCTGTTGTGATGAGTTGAATCTTTTAGTCCCGTTCTGCAACGCCGAGACCGATAAGGCAACGACCCTGCAGTGGACCACGGCCTTCCTGAAGTATATTCAGGAGAGACATGGAGATTCTCTTAAAAAGGTTAGTGTCTAGGCCAGGAGATTTTCAGAGTCCTGTAAATGTATCCGCGTTGTTATTTATCCGCTTTCTTCTAAGGCGTCCCAAACCGTCCTTTGTTTCCGGGAACCTGATGTCAGGTGCCGAGTCCAGGGCACATGACGCCCAGCTCGTTGTTTATCAAGGTACTGGTCACAGGCTGGGTCTGCGGTCGGCTGGCAGTCAGGCACCTGCCGTGTGCAGGGGGTTGTTTGGGGGCTTGAAGGGGTGTCAGGGATCTGCCTGTaggatgtgaattttttttttttttttgccccgaGAAAATGTTGTGAAAGGGAtaaaacacaaatagaaaaaagaaacacagaggcGACTAAACGTGAAATAAATAGTCTAGATTTCAAACATGTTCAGAAGGCAGAGAAGAGGCACTGCGGCCTGGCAGACAGGGGGCGCCTCGGGGATGGAGCACTTCCATGCCTTAGTCCAGCCAGCTCAGCCCTGACCCTGTCTTTTTTGGCCGAGAGGCCGTCGATCCCCTGCAAGCCAGAGGGGCTCCAGATGCTGGGCGTGAGTGAGGGTCCCGCTCGCCCCCTCCTTGGGGGTTCAGATGAGAGCACGTTTCCTGCATTGGCTTCTCTGCTCTGCCTCGGGGGCACCTCGGGTCCGGGTACCGGCCTCAGAACTCTGGGGTCAGGGCGCGTGGTGATGGGGCCTTAATGAAAAGCGCCCTGGTTTTGCTCCTGGTCCCACCTGTCGTGTAGTCGCTGTGTTGACGACAGCGCGAGTGGGTAGAGAGCTGAGCGGAGGTTGGCATGATAAACGGGgaacctttttaaaaagagcctCCTGTGTTCAGATCCCAGGGGGCCTGAGCGCTCTCCCCCCGCCCACTTCCGGCCGAGCGCCCCAGGCCGCCTGGGATGAGGCCCCTGGGCTGAGTGCGGAGCATCTGTCTTCTCTGGTTCCCTCTGCGGTGCCCACGTGCATTGCCATCTTGTGTCTCATCCTTTCGTCCCATTCCTTATTCCCACTGTGTGTTTCATTGCCTTTTACAGCGATGCCTGGGTCGCACGTGTGCTAATTGCATCCGTCATGGGTGGGTATTTATAATGTGGTTACGTTATTTTTTAGCGCTAGACTTGATTTACTGTCATAAAATGgagcttttatattttaagaaatgctcTTAACGGCTGGCTCTGTGCACCAAGTCTGGGAAGTGATTATCTGTGAGTCATTCAGGCGTGACACAGGTGTttacagcaacaacagcaaagcGGAAACTGTCTCTGCGGAAactcaaagatgaaataaattaaaaacttatggACGTGAATTTTTATGCATATGAGGATTCCTGAATATTTCTGAAatgtaattaccttgaatgtgtaGATTGTTTCTGGGTCGGATTACAGGACCCAGGAAGAAACAGGCTGAGGCGACGTCAGCGGCACTTTGCGGGGAGCTGGGGTGTAAAGAGCCTGAACCTTTGTGTCCTTACTGCTTCCTGAGTGACTTTCCCCCTCTTACTTACATGAACTCTTTTGTTCTAAAAGATGCCATACACGAAAGTCTTCTGTGATTTTCCTAAATTATTTCAGTACACATCGCATCCCACAGGCCTTTCCGACTAACCAGGCTTCTGTCCCAGACACGGGGGGCACTTGGAATAAGTCAGCGACCCCGTGGGCCAGGTGGTCGAGGATGAGCGGGTCGCCTCCGTCCCAGTGTGGGGTCTGGTTGACATGTTGCGAAGGTAGTCCTCCCCGCGGTGCAGGGAGCTGGACTCCAGGAGGagaggttggggggcaggggtgagacGCAGACCCCAGCCAGGGGCCGCGGGACCGGATGTGGGGCTGCCGGGCTGAGGAATCGGGGactgtggggcaggggtggttTCTGGCTTGAGCCGTGGGTGGATGGTGCTGTTTGCTGAGATGGGAAGACGTGGGGAGAAACAGGACGCGTGGGGCGGATGCCATGTTCTGTGTCTGTCGGGCTAGGTTTTCAGTGCCCAGGAGGCGTCAGGGGGAGGAGCTGAGAAGATAGACGAGTCTGCGCGTGGGTGGCtccctttgttttatttctccgATGAACACAGAGTCCGGTGAACAGCTGCCCACCCCTCACCTGGTCCGAGCCGTCAGCACTTACCATGTTCagcacacacgcatgcacgcatgGCACGATTTCAGAGGCCGCGACAGACGCCATGACCCTCCACCTCCAGATAGTTTCGCCTGCGTCTCCCACGTGGCCCGCCGCCACTTTCCTGCTTCACAGGTGGGTAGTAGTTCTCATACCACCTGCTACCCAGTCCCTAGTCCCATTTCCCCCACGTGTTCTAAAGATGACTTTCATGGCTGCATTTTTTTCCAAACCAGCATCCCGCCAGCATTATGCACTGCGTTTAATGGCACGTTTCAGTCTCTAAGCCGCAGTGGTGCTCCCTGCCCCGCAGTTTCTGTTATGGCATTGAGATTTTGAAGAGATCAGGCCAGACAGGTGTCTGTAGAACCCTGGGTTTAGATGATTCGTTGTGTTTatttatggaaatttaaaatttttagaaaattttagaaaattttaaatttgcagAAAAATTCCAAGATGAGTGCCAAGAGCTCCTTGTGTGCACACCCAGGTTTACCCAGAACCCCCGGTTGTTCACATTTTGCCCCATTTGTTCTGCCTCACGCACTTCGAACCATTGGATGTTGAACTGCAGACACCATGCCCCTTGACATCCGAACACTTGTGTCTgtgattttaaagaatattatgtTACCTTACGTAACCAGAATAGGATGGCCGAAATCAGGACACTTAACATTGGTGTTTTAGCCTTATCTAATTCCGATTTTCCTCTCGTCCCGATAACATCCTCTACAGCATCTTCCCCGGTCCAGATCCCGTCCAGGGCTGCTGGTGCCGCAGTTGTTGGGAGGGGACATTTTGGGATCGTGACCTTGAACCCCAGCCAGGCTCTGGGGCTGCGGGGCAGCCTCTCGCTCTGcgcctccctctcctctggcctGTCACCGTCATCGGGCAGGACGGGGGCACTGCCTCCCCCGCTTTGTCTTCCCTCCTCCATCTGAAGTTGAGCTGGGGGCCGCCCACACCCACATTTCCTTGGGCACCAGCCCCGGTGATTAGGTGCAGCCGTACTGTTATTTATCCCTTTCCTGTGCAGTGGGCActctgtcctttttttaaaaaaaattaattgaagtgtagttgatttacaatcttgtgttaatttccgctgtacagcaaaggactcaggggtgtgtgtgtgtgtgtgtggtttttcatattcttttccatcatggtttatcacaggatattgactgcagttccttgtgctataatGTAGGACCTGTTGTGTATCCATCTTAAATGTAATAGTTTACGTCCGCTgaccccagactcccaatccttccctcccacacccccacccccttggccgccacaagcctgtgctctgcgtCTGTGAGcccgtttctgttttgtagacgaGACTCTGCTCTTTCTAAGGACagcgtttttttgttttttttttgttttttttctgaaaacaagttttatttaaataaggaTTTAAATACATTACATAACATTaaaactgaaggggaaaaaaaacccaccaaaaaccAGTTTGTTACTTCACATGGCATTGGGCAGCTGTTGCTAGTAAGTTGCAAGCTCTACAGCTACATGACGGATACATTGGTTTGAAATTTGTTCCCTTGTCAAAAGTTTACCTGATGGAAGGTTGGCCTCACATTCTAGTTTGGACATCAATCAGCTAGGATATGTCTGGTCAAAAAGACCTTGGTGGCAAGCCAGATGTCCCATCACCTCACTAGAGGGAAGGTGAGGCTCTAAGCTCTGCCCACCTGGTCACATTGGAGACAACAGGGGATCTTTCCCTGATGATCAGACTCCCTGTAGCAGTGCAGCTGCCATTGCTGCCTTACCCCATCCTCCACTCTCAGCTTCACCGAGGGCTGTTCAGGTGGTGACATTCTCTTAGAGCAGGGAACACTGTAGAGGGATTGCTGAGGAGCTTCTGGCCAGACATAGCCTGTCTGTGATCTTGGGGCTCTGGACTTGGCTGACACATCACTGTTACTGCTTTGTTTCAGGCTGGACACTGCCAGGTGCCTACTGCTTGACCTCTGTTTAAATGAGGGACTTCAAGACTAGACAGCATGGCTCTTTTCAGTTTATTGCATGAAGGAGTTACCCTAGTCCAAGTTAAAAGCAGACCCCAAATGGTTACATGATACAAGCTGTGAGGTTTTTAAACTTGTGACAAGGGACAGAAGGGAAATTCTACTCATTGCAAGGAAATCCTCACGTAAGCTTCAGTGAGCCAAACGCACTTAAAACCCATGAACCTTCAGCTGGTCGTCCTTAGCCAGTCCAGTCTCCACGAGGAACTGGCATATGTTCTTGCGCTGGTCACCCGGTAGCTGAATTACTTCTCCATGTTCTGGATGCTCAGGTACAGTACGACTGCAGGCAAATTTCTTCTTAAACGCCTTCACTAGTTTCTTTCTATCGTAATCATCAGTGATCCCTTGGACCGCAGTAAGAGTCTTCCTGCCGTTTCTCTGTGGAATTCTTACATGGGTATAATCCTCAGTGCCAGCAGGAAGCAGATCGTCCCCCTTACTCGCATGCGCAAAGGGGTCGAAAGAGTGGAGGTTCTGGAGAGCGGACATACGATACGATTCCTTTTCCTTGGTGGACACGGCCTGCGGAAGGCGGCGGCTGGAGAAGGCGGGCGGGGGGGACGGAGCGTCGGGAAGCGAGGGGGCTCGAGGGGGAGGCTGCTGAGTCCTCGGCGGCGGCTCAGTGACTGGGCAAGGACAGCGTTTTAGCTGTTGCTCGCATCTGCTCCTCACGTTCTGATGGGTGCGGATGGCAGTTTTTAAAAGCTGGCTGAGGCTTCCATGGTGACCTCTCACGtggtcagttttttaaaatcctgtaCTTGGAAAGGACGTGCATTCTCTGGTGAATTCTATATGTTTATCAGGTTGAGGTTGCACCTTGTGGTTCAGGCCTCTCCTGTCCTCTCGTGTCTGTCAGACCCGTTGCTCTGAGACCCCGCGTGGCGCCTCGCACTGTAGCTGGCCTCGTCCCGTCTCCGTGGGGCTCTCCGCGTGGCGTCGGGGGCAACTCTCCCACCTGCGCCTCGAGGTTTGTCATGAACGCCTTGCCTTTGATTCTCTCGTCTCTCTGTACAGATGAAACcggttttcttcctcttcctgacttcctGGTATAATCTCTTGACGTGTAATTGAAACgatctttctttttcctactaAAAATAGCTTTTGTTATTGGCATTCTCCTATTTACACATCTAGTGTGAGTATCCAACTTTGACCAGACGTCACCTCAAGATGTCTGTTGAATTGTAAAAAGCCCTTAGAACTCAGCTATTTCACTTAAGTTTCGTCAAAATAGACACTGAGAGAGCAGAGTAACAGTTACTAACTTAGCGTTGGCGCAGTTGAGGGTAGGAGACGTCCACTTGCCTCCCTCTTTCACGGTCACCCTGAGTCCCCATGAATCGTGTCCCAGGGACCTTGTGAGAGTCTCGATTGAGCTACCCCTTAACCCCACTTCTGGCAGAACTATTCAAAATAAAGACGCGTGCCCAGGGCTAGCGTCTGCAACGTGTGAAGATTGTTTAGAAAATCTCTTGAAGTACTTTCTTACATCTGAGAgatgattattttcttctttctgacttgCATTTAGTTCTTTACAAAGGTAAACTCTACCTTCTCAAATAAGGCAAATGTTTTATAGTTGGGCTTTGGGTATCAGAATATAGAAAATGATCAAACCGTGGTTCATCTTACACTGCATTAAGACGCactgaaaatcttttaaattttgggaagaaaattagaatatatttatatgcagATATAGCTTCTGAGTGTAGGtggttgttgcaaatggcagatgGCCTTGGTACGGATGGTGCTTAGCGTGTGGATGGGTGGAGTGCCCCGGCTGTTCCAGATGACTCAGAAATTCGAGCAGTGGCGGCAGAGAGAGCGCGTATACTTCCCTTCCTGGACACGAATTCAATATAAACCTACTATAGTCcagcaacaaaaagacaacacaattcaaaaaaagggcaaaggacttgaacagacgtTGCTCCAGAGAAGATAAGCAGATGGCTGAGGAGCATATGACAAGATGCCCAGCGTCACTCACGACCAGGGAAGTCAGAAGCACTTTAATGGATGCGAGATACCAGTCCACACCCATTAGCTTTGGctgttacaaaacaaaacaacaagtgttggtgaggatgtagggAGATTGCAACCCTTGtggttgctggtgggaatgtagaatggtgcagctggtggttcctcagaaagttaaacagaATGACCATGTGAtccaaaagaatagaaattacCCAAAAGAGTAGAaggcagggacttgaacagacatttgtacaccaatgttcacagccgCGTTATTCACAGTCACCAGAAGGTGGACGCGACCCAGTCAGCAGACGGATGGATAAGCAGGATGTCTGAACGGCCAGTGGGTCACGACTCAGCCCTGAAAAGGAACGGCGCTCTGGCACGTGCCCCACAGTATCGACGGGCCTCAGGAGCAGGATGCTGCCCGAGAAAAGGCAGACACAGGAAGACAAAGACCGTGTGATCCCACTTATGTGACGTGCCTGGAGGCATCAGATGCACAGAgtcaaaaagtagaatggtgggggCCAGAGCCTGGGGGAGGCGGAtgaggagttagtgtttaatggggacagagtttcagtttgggaagatgaaaaagtcctggaaatagtggtgatggttacacaacattgtgaatgtacttaagccactggattgtacacttacaaatggtaaaaatggcaaattttatgtgatatgtattttaccacaataaaaatatataaacctaGACTTAATTATGTAAGaatactatgtttaaaaaaaaaaaaccacttacaGAAATGTATACATGCACAGAAATGGAGAGGCTAGAATAATGAGTTCTCACGTCCCATAACTCAGCTTCAGGCATAACTTTGTTTCACCTGTATACGTCCCCATCCACTGTCACcgaattattttaaagcatttccaGACATCACGTCATTTTCGTTAACAAATGTCTCTCTAGAAAGAAAAGCACTGTTTAAAAGCACAGCCACATCATCCTCATCTTCCTTAACCTCCATCCCTGTCCAGATTTCTCCGATGGCTCACAGCTGTCTCTTCCCAGCTGGCTTATTTAAATCGGTGTCTCGGCACTGCGTTTGGCTCATAGATCTTACATACCCTTTGATCTGCAGTGGTTCCCCGTCCCTGTTTACCTTGCTGTTTATTTACTGGTGAGGCTGAATGTCACTGAACTGAATTTGGGTCCActagcctgtgcacagcaaagccaGATACCGACCTTGGGTTGTGGAGAaagaaagtgcagcatttactgCAGGTACCAAACAAGGAGTCTGGGTGGCTAaagctcaaaagacctgaacttccTTGTTTGGCACCTGCAATAAACGTTgccctttccttcaccacaacccggtgTCAGTGGATTGGCTGTACTCTGCGTGGGCGAGTGGACCCAAGTTCAGTTTCTATCCCACCTGGGGTGCCAAACGTGGTTACCAAACCgaacttgggtctgctcacccaTGTGCAATGTTACATGTCGTGAGTACTTACACTCCGTGATGACTTCAGCAGAGAACTTTTTTCCATGTAATGTTTTTCGTGTAATTTGACACACTAAACAATCTTAACTCGTTTAA contains:
- the LOC130832656 gene encoding eukaryotic translation initiation factor 1-like, which gives rise to MSALQNLHSFDPFAHASKGDDLLPAGTEDYTHVRIPQRNGRKTLTAVQGITDDYDRKKLVKAFKKKFACSRTVPEHPEHGEVIQLPGDQRKNICQFLVETGLAKDDQLKVHGF